The Candidatus Thiothrix anitrata genome includes the window AGAGCAGCACAGTTACATTGGCTTTATGGCGGCGTTACTGGGTTCAAAAATGGGTTGGTTATTCACGCTGTCATTCATGTCGGTGGGGCTGTTGTTTGCGGTGGTGTCCTTCGTGACGGGCGTGGCGACTGTGCCAATGTTGCTGGAGCGCAAGGTGAGTTTGGTGACGGCGTTGAATACCAGCATTCGCGCCATCCTCACCAACTGGAAAGTCATGCTGGTGTGGGCGGCGACCATTGCGGTGATTATTGGCGCGGGGTTGTTGCCGTTCAGCCTTGGGTTGATTATTGCCATGCCGTTGATTTCGTATGCCAGTTGGCACGCTTACCGCGATATGGTTGAGCCGCTGTAAGGTAGGTGCGCGGGATGGTTATTCTTCCTCCATCCCATGCATGACTTCCGTTAGCTTTAAGCCCGCCAATGAGCGAATGCTGCGGACAAGAAAGTACAACACTGCTAGCATCATTAGCATGGATGGAATCGCAATCATCGGGTAACTTACCAGCGTCAGTTGCCCTAATTCCTCATTGAAAGCCGCCGTGCCGCTGGGGCTAGTGACGATGTAGGTGGCGAGGAAATAGTTCATGGTGGCGGAAAAAGCGAACGTGCCACCAAACAGCCAGTTCGCGGTTTGCAAACGCTTATCGAATTCGCGCTGAGTTCCCCGAATCGCCAGTTGTTCCTGTATTTTTTCGACGTGCAGCAGGCGTTGGTTGAACAGCACGGTGCGGATCAGTGGGTACTTGGTGTAAGTCGAGCCAATTACCACAATCCCCAAAATGGCAGGGATTGCCGCTTCCTTGACTGCCAGCCATTGTGTATCCAGCTCCAGCAAGCCAATACCACCGGTCAACAACACACTCACCAGACCTAATGCCGCAAAAAAGTTAATTTTGCGGTTGCGTATCCAGTCAAAGATTCCCCAGCCCAACGGGAAAGCCAAGGCCAGTATCAAGGCATTAGTTGTGCCTAACTGTTCGGGCGCACTGAGTTTCATCAAAATCAGTGACGGAATCAGCAGGGTGAGAGCAATCTCAAGTAACGGATTGGTTTTATGTGTTGTATTCATAGCAAGGTACTGAATGGTTCATTTTAAGTGTGCGCTATTAGAACAGGAATTCGGGGCAGAGGGAATAATTCCCTCGGACGTGTCCCATTGTTGCGGCAACTGTTAGGTTTTTGCC containing:
- a CDS encoding VC0807 family protein, with amino-acid sequence MNTTHKTNPLLEIALTLLIPSLILMKLSAPEQLGTTNALILALAFPLGWGIFDWIRNRKINFFAALGLVSVLLTGGIGLLELDTQWLAVKEAAIPAILGIVVIGSTYTKYPLIRTVLFNQRLLHVEKIQEQLAIRGTQREFDKRLQTANWLFGGTFAFSATMNYFLATYIVTSPSGTAAFNEELGQLTLVSYPMIAIPSMLMMLAVLYFLVRSIRSLAGLKLTEVMHGMEEE